The genomic interval CATGGTTATGGGATCAACATTCCCTTCAGCAATTGCAGCAGCAACAGATGGTGAGAGATCTCTGTTAAGTGTAACGTGTCAAGGTGAACACAATTGGTAAAATAGATGAACATAATGTTTAGGAAAAAGGATACGGTCCCAGGAACTCAAGCTCTTCAACTGATAAATTCACGAGGTTCTGTGAGAGGGGTTTCAAGTGCTTGAGCTTCTTAGCATGAAAGTCATAACTGCAACATATTTAATCAAAGGAGAATAATAATGTAAGAACGATAAAAGAATGGTTCATTAGTAAGATTTGACTACTTACACACGAGCATACTGAAAAACTGAAACTGCTTCCATCAGAGAGTTGGAGTAATCATCAGGAACTAGTTTGCCCTTTTTCGTCTTGAGAACTGACAAAACCTACATCATCCTCACATTTTAATGTCTTACGCTTTCTTTGCTTTAAGGACTAATGAACACATCAAGTAAATGCTTACACGTTCAACACTCTGGTATTTGGAGATGAATCCATGAGCCCTCGAGATGCCAACACCAGGAACAGAGGGCAGAAAATCACATCCAGCTAGTACGCACATTGCtggaatagaaaaaaaaaaagccaaaaccaaaaacaatgtGTAAATGCAATGTTCGGAGAGATAAGTCAGATCAAAGGTCCAAAATGTAGATAATAATACCAACCAGTGAATAGCTCTTGATCAAAATTCTGGAAAGAAGGCTTCTGATCAACGGCTTGAAAAACATTATCTAGAATCAGTTCCTCCCCTTTACCGTACCGATCCATCTTAAAGATAACCTTTTTTACCATACATATGTTGAGCAAAACATATCACACAATGATCTTGAAACACTTCAACTTCGTTTAATTGtatgttggaaaaaaaaaaaatcttacagcTTTGCAGCCATAGGCAAGTAAGTCACTGTCCTCGGTAATAACAGCAGCAATCCCCCCTTGTTCCAGTTCAAGGCTGGATAGATATGCTAGCTGAGCATCAGCCTCATATGGAGCTACGATAAACTCCACGTTTTCTGATTTCAGAACCTGAAAATATGTTAGGGCCCTAGAAAAGattcataatttaattaaaaagtataCTCGGttgattaaaaaaacttaataccTGAATCAATTGATGAGCCATGGATGATGTTACACTAACTGCTCTCTGCATGTATTATAATAGGGATTAGCTCACACAATATCCTAATCTCTACAAAAATCTACAAAAAGATATAAACACAGAAAGAATGCCAAACTAGACCTGAGATTCAAGAGGATTAGTTCTATGTTCGAAGAATGTAATGACACTGGTTCAAGTTTTAGAGTCTAGAGTCTAGACACAAAAAACTATGCGATGATAAAATGTATTCCTAGTAAAGAAGATAAATCCTGGAGCTTTCAGAAGCTAATTAGAAGAGTGAAAGAAACTCTTAAAGCCATTGGAGTGAGAAAAAAGCTCGATCGCTGCTAAACAAGCAGTGATGGTTACTCCAAAGGCGAACAGTTACATAGATCTTAAACCATTGAAATGAGCAGAACGACGAACCTGGAAAAACTCAACAGCTGCTCCAACATTCCCTTCTTTAAGCTTCGCCATTGCAGCATCAAAGTTTGCCTTTCGCTTCCTGATAATAAAAAACAGAACAGAGCGTTGAATGAAAAAAATAGTCTTCTTAGGAGCTAGAGAAGATGTGataaaacaagagagagagagagagagagagagagagagttgcctTTGGCGTTCGTCGCCAGTGGCAGCCTTGCAGGGCATACGACCACCATCAAGAACAACGACTGGGGTAATCTCATAGTGTTGAAGGAGATTGATTCTGTCCATGAAGTAATCAATGTATCTCAGCTTTTTCTTCCCATCAGTGTCTAAACACAGCTCCATACTGCATGAGTACGCTGTGAAACAAAAAGTTCAACATCAAGTCATGAAACAAAAATGTGATGATTGATTTCATCTTTCATTCTTCAGCTCAGAATCTAATTCGAAAACAGGTTTCTTGGCTTTGATTGCAATTAAACGGTTTAGTAACAACAAATGAATTGTTTTCTTCAAAATTAAGAGCGCATGAAGCTTACCTCCTTTGTGTAGCCATGAATACGCATCGATTCCCACCTGGAAAATACGAAATTGTGTAAGCTCATTACTTCAAaagacttgatttttttttatggagA from Raphanus sativus cultivar WK10039 unplaced genomic scaffold, ASM80110v3 Scaffold2405, whole genome shotgun sequence carries:
- the LOC130505591 gene encoding exonuclease 1-like; its protein translation is MGIKDLLRFMKPYILPIHIQKYAGTRVGIDAYSWLHKGAYSCSMELCLDTDGKKKLRYIDYFMDRINLLQHYEITPVVVLDGGRMPCKAATGDERQRKRKANFDAAMAKLKEGNVGAAVEFFQRAVSVTSSMAHQLIQVLKSENVEFIVAPYEADAQLAYLSSLELEQGGIAAVITEDSDLLAYGCKAVIFKMDRYGKGEELILDNVFQAVDQKPSFQNFDQELFTAMCVLAGCDFLPSVPGVGISRAHGFISKYQSVERVLSVLKTKKGKLVPDDYSNSLMEAVSVFQYARVYDFHAKKLKHLKPLSQNLVNLSVEELEFLGPDLSPSVAAAIAEGNVDPITMEAFNRFSVSERQPKKPVPSFKEQEKGSSFLLLPLSESEERINLKRSAGEAEIGPETVLEAPKYFKQDLDLHKLMLPQPDKDHMVIRTSNPSPAPDNNPFKIRRKTDEIKMEEYDLQELKVSFETNGEAMDVTSRKEVTIDLSKLDDSVIKQDSEENIEKKRSVDSKDVVEIQGHANMTTKRVRGAKPRAESFKVKTSYDKKANKINKKSSILDFFHPL